A stretch of Eleutherodactylus coqui strain aEleCoq1 chromosome 9, aEleCoq1.hap1, whole genome shotgun sequence DNA encodes these proteins:
- the LOC136578576 gene encoding protein rtoA-like, translating into MKGFLICLVVAVLCVDTMAQPLYCYNCGEENENENCPIKACEQSQHGCTYNLKPADGKEAHYKDCTTSCEGKDKSEVFCCMTNLCNHHEVIAAILAHDANNSNSNSISSPNNSNSSNIVSGTTGNSAATNSGSVSSFSSSPGTSITSSNSNGGSLLGSSSTSNSANTNSGPVSGSSSSTPITSNNSNGGSLLGSSSTSNSANTNSGPVSGSSSSTPITSNNSNGGSLLSSSSTSNSANTNSGPVSGSSSSTSITNSNSNGGSLLGSSSTSNSANTNSGPVSGPSSSTSITNNNSNGGSLLGSSSTSNSANTNGGPVSGSSSSTSMTSNNSNGGSLLGSSSTSNSANTNSSPVSGSSSSTSITSNNSNAGSLLGSSSTSNSANTNSGPVSSSSSSTSTSSNNSNGGSFLGSSSTIHSTNTNSGPASGSSSSTSTSSNNSNGGSFLDPSATIHSTDTNSGPVSGSSSSTSIANNNSNGGSSVGSSSILHAISGSSNHGHSSSHSKIKDPSIKTSG; encoded by the exons CTCAGCCCCTGTACTGCTACAATTGTGGAGAAGAGAACGAGAATGAAAACTGCCCGATAAAAGCGTGCGAACAGTCGCAACATGGCTGCACGTACAACCTAAAACCTGCAG ATGGAAAAGAGGCACATTACAAAGACTGCACCACCAGCTGTGAAGGCAAGGATAAAAGTGAAGTATTCTGCTGCATGACCAACCTGTGTAACCACCATGAAGTCATTGCAGCTATCCTTGCGCATGATGCCAATAACTCCAACAGTAACAGCATTTCCTCCCCCAATAACTCCAATTCCTCCAATATTGTTAGTGGCACCACTGGCAACTCTGCTGCCACCAACAGCGGCTCAGTATCTAGCTTCAGTTCTTCTCCAGGTACTTCCATAACTAGCAGTAATAGCAATGGTGGTTCTCTCTTAGGCTCCTCCTCTACCAGCAACTCTGCAAACACCAACAGTGGTCCAGTATCTGGCTCCAGCTCTTCTACTCCCATAACTAGTAATAATAGCAATGGTGGTTCTCTCTTAGGCTCCTCCTCTACCAGCAACTCTGCCAACACCAACAGTGGTCCAGTATCTGGCTCCAGCTCTTCTACTCCCATAACTAGTAATAATAGCAATGGTGGTTCTCTCTTGAGCTCCTCCTCTACCAGCAACTCTGCCAACACAAACAGTGGTCCAGTATCTGGCTCCAGCTCTTCTACGTCCATAACTAACAGTAATAGCAATGGTGGTTCTCTCTTAGGCTCCTCCTCTACCAGCAACTCTGCCAACACCAACAGTGGCCCAGTATCTGGCCCCAGCTCTTCTACTTCCATAACTAATAATAACAGCAATGGTGGCTCTCTCTTAGGCTCCTCCTCTACCAGTAACTCTGCCAACACCAACGGTGGTCCAGTATCTGGCTCCAGCTCTTCTACTTCCATGACTAGTAATAACAGCAATGGTGGTTCTCTCTTAGGCTCCTCCTCTACCAGTAACTCTGCCAACACCAACAGCAGTCCAGTATCTGGCTCCAGCTCTTCAACTTCCATAACTAGTAATAACAGCAATGCTGGTTCTCTCCTAGGCTCCTCCTCTACCAGCAACTCTGCCAACACCAACagtggtccagtgtctagctccAGCTCTTCTACTTCCACTAGTAGTAATAACAGCAATGGTGGTTCTTTCTTAGGCTCCTCCTCCACCATTCACTCTACCAACACTAACAGCGGTCCAGCATCCGGCTCCAGTTCTTCAACTTCCACAAGTAGTAATAACAGCAATGGCGGTTCTTTCTTAGACCCCTCTGCCACCATTCACTCTACTGACACCAACAGTGGTCCAGTATCTGGCTCCAGCTCTTCTACTTCCATAGCTAACAATAACAGTAATGGTGGTTCTTCCGTGGGCTCCTCCTCTATCTTGCATGCTATTAGTGGATCTTCCAATCATGGTCATAGTTCCTCCCATTCAAAAATCAAAGATCCTTCAATTAAGACAAGTGGATAA